In the genome of Nocardioides palaemonis, the window GGGTGGACCAGGCGCGCGGCCGCGCCGTTGATCCCGATCACGCCCGAGCCGCGCTCGCCGGCGATCGTGTACGTCTCGAGGCGGGCGCCGTTGGTCACGTCGACGATGTGCACGAGCTCACCGGGCAGGAGGTCGGCGGCGTCGAGCAGGTCCTCGTCGACCGTCACCGAGCCGACGTAGTGCAGGTCGGCCTGGGTCACGGTGGCCCGGTGGATCTTGGACGTCATCATGGTGCGCAGCATCAGCCGCTCCTCTCACTGGTGGTCGAGGCCGCAGGTGCGGTCCCCGCCTGGCGCGCATCGGGGGTGATGCGGTCGAACACGATCGGCAGGTTGTCGATCAGCCGCGTGCTGCCGAGGCGCGCCGCGACGAGGATCCGCCCCTCGCCGCGCTCCGGGGGCTCACCCAGGTCGACCGAGGTGAGCGCGAGGTAGTCGAGCTCGAGGGCCGGCTCCTCCTTGAGGACCGCCATGGCCGCCCACCGCGCGGCGGGCACGCCGTAGGCCGCCCGGTCCTGCGCGGCGCGCAGCGCCCGGCTCAGGACGGTCGCGGCGCGGCGCTGGTCGGCGTCGAGGTACGCGTTGCGGCTCGACAGCGCCAGCCCGTCGGGCTCGCGGACCGTCTCGGCCCCGATCACCTCGATGCCCAGGCAGAGGTCGCTGACCATCCGGCGGACCAGGGCGAGCTGCTGGTAGTCCTTCTGACCGAAGACCGCGACGTCGGGCCGGACCAGGCCGAAGAGCTTGGCGACCACGGTCAGCACGCCGTCGAAGTGCCCCGGCCGCGACTCCCCGTCGAGGATCGTGGCGAGCGCGCCCGGTGCGACGGTGACGCCGTCGTGCACCGACTCGTGGCTGAACCCGCCCGGGTACATCTCCTCGACGGCGGGGGCGAAGACCACGTCGACGCCCTCGGCGGCGCAGACCTCGAGGTCGGCGTCGAGGGTGCGCGGGTAGCGGTCGAGGTCCTCGGTCGGGGCGAACTGCATCGGGTTGACGAAGATGCTCGCGACGACCGGGCCGTCGGCCGCGGCGCGGGCCGTGCGGAAGAGGCTGGCGTGGCCGGCGTGGAGCGCCCCCATGGTCGGCACGAACGCCACGCGCCGGCCCGTACGTCGGGCGTCGGCGAGCAGCGCGGCGAGCTCCTCGCGAGTGCTCGCGAGGACGGGGCCCGAGGTCATCGCGGGTCGGTGCCCGCGTTGACGAACGCCTCGGCGGCGTCGAGGACCTGGAGCATCTTCTGCGCGCGGATCGGCAGCAGCCGGCCGTCGGTGGCGGCCCGTCCGAGGGTGGCGTGGGCGAGCGCGAGGTAGGACGGCAGCGTCTGCGGGGCGTTCGCGAGCAGGTCGGCGACGTGGGCGCGGACCGTCTCGACGTCACCTCGGACGATCGGTCCGGTCAGGGCGGCGTCACCGTGGCCCAGGGCGTTGTCGAGGGCCGCGGTGAGCAGCGGCCGCAGCGTCGCGGCGGGGTCGTCGGCGCCGGCCGCGGACAGGATCTCCATCGCCTCGGTGACGAGGGTGACGAGGTGGTTGGCGCCGTGCGCGAGGCCGGCGTGGTAGAGCGTGCGTCGGTCCTCCGGGACCCACATCGGACGCCCGCCGAGGTCGGCGACGAGCCGCTCGGTCAGCTCGCGGTCGTCCTCGTCGGCGGTCACGCCGAAGACGCAGCCGGCGAGGCGCGGCAGGTCGACCGCGGTGCCGGTGAAGGTCATCGCCGGGTGCATCGCGATCGTCCGGGCGCCGAGCGCGCGGGCCGGCGCGAGGACCGCGAGGCCGTGCCGGCCGCTGGTGTGCACCACGACCTGGCCCGCGCGGATGGCACCGCTGTCGCTGAGCACCCGCACCACGTTGGCGAGCATGTCGTCAGGAACGGTGAGCAGCAGCAGGTCGCTGGCACGCGCGACCTCGGTCGGCTTGAGCACCTCGACGCCGGGGAGCAGCGCCTCGACCCGGCCACGGGAGGCGTCGGACTCACCGGCGGCGGCGACCACGTCGTGGCCGGCGTCGCGGAGTCCGCGGGCGAGGACGGCGCCGACGCGGCCGGCTCCGATCACGCCCACGCGGAAGGTGCGGTCGTACGTCATGGTGGTGACCTCTTCGTTTCAGTCCCTCGCGGGTACCGATCTACTGCGATCAACACCGAGCCTACGCCCGCCGATTCCGGGCCGTCACCCGCCGCAGGGGGTGACGCGCGCCACTCCCCGGCCCCGGGCGGGTCAGCGCCGCAGGATCCGGCGGGCGGCGGTGTTGCCCGCGAGCTGGCCGACCTGCACCAGGGCGACGATCACGACCACCGCGGTCCACGTGACGACGGTGTCGAACTGGCGGAAGCCGTACTGCAGCGCGAAGTTGCCCAGCCCGCCGCCGCCGACGACGCCGGCGATCGCGGTCATGTCGACGATCGCGACGAAGACGAACGTGTAGCCGAGGACGAGGGGACCGAGCGCCTCGGGGATGACCACGGTGCGCACGATCCGAGCCCGGCTGGCACCGACCGAGCGTGCCGCCTCGATGACGCCGGGGTCGACCGTCACCAGGTTCTGCTCCACGATCCGGCTGATGCCGAACATCGCCGCGACGGTGAGCGCGAAGACGATCGCCGGGTTGCCGATGCCGGTGCCGACGACCACCCGCGCGAGCGGCTGGACGGCCGCGATGAAGATGACGAACGGGATCGGGCGGAAGAAGTTGACCAGCACGTTGAGCACCACGTGGACCGGACGGCTGGCGTAGAGCCCGCCGCTGCGGGTGACGTAGAGCGCGAGGCCGAGCAGCAGCCCGAGCAGCCCGCCCATCGTCAGCGTGAGCGCGACCATGTAGAGGGTCTCCCACGCCGCGGTCCAGAAGAGCGGCCAGAGCTGGCCGATGTTGCTGTCGCTCATCGCTGGAGCTCCTTCACCGGGACGAGCGCCCGTACGTCGTCGAGGGCGGCGTCCACCGCCCCCGCCTCGCCGTCGAGGGCGAGGGTCAGGTTGCCGAAGGTGTCGCCCTGCACCTCCTCGATCCCGCCGTAGACGAGCTCGAAGCGCACGCCGTGCCGCAGCAGCAGCGCGAAGACGTCGCTCTGGCGCACCGCGTCGCCGCGGAAGGCGAGCTTGACGAAGCGGCCCGGGTGGCGCGCGTGCAGCGCGGCGAGCGCCTCGGCGTCGGGCTCGTCGTCGACGACGGTGCCGACGAAGCGCCGGGTCACGGGCTGCTGCGGGTCGGACATGACCTGGAGGACCGGCCCCTCCTCCACGACCCGACCCGCCTCCATCACGACGACGCGGTGGGCCAGGCTGCGGACCACGTCCATCTCGTGGGTGATCACCACGATGGTGATGCCGAGCTCGCGGTTGACCCGCCGCAGCAGTGCCAGCACCTCCTGCGTGGTCTCCGGGTCGAGTGCGCTCGTCGACTCGTCGGCCAGCAGCAGCCGGGGGTTGGTGGCGAGCGCGCGGGCGATGCCGACGCGCTGCTTCTGGCCGCCGGAGAGCTCCTCGACCTGGGCGTGCGCCTTCTCGGCGAGGCCGACGAAGTGGAGCAGGTCGGAGATCCGCTTGTCCCGCTCGGCCTTCGCGACGCCGGCCACCTCGAGCGGGTAGGCGATGTTGCCCCACACCGTGCGCGAGCGGAACAGGTTGAACTGCTGGAAGATCATCCCGATCCCGAGTCGGACCTCCCGCAGGTCGCGCTCCTTGAGCCCGGTGATCTCGCGCCCCGCGATCCGCACGCTCCCCGAGGTCGTGGTCTCCAGCGCGTTGACCAGCCGCACCAGGGTGGACTTGCCGGCGCCGGAGTAGCCCACGATGCCGACGATCTCGCCCTCCTCGACGCTCAGGTCGACCCCGCGGATGGCCTCGACCGGTGCGCGGCCGCGTCCTCCGGGGAACGTCTTGTGCACGTCGGTCAGCTCGACGATCGGCATGGGGCTCCTCCCTCCGCTCCGCCGGGACTACTGCTGGGCGAGGGTGTCGGCCTCGACCTTGTCGAGGGCGGTCTGCAGCTCGTCCTGCGGGACCTTCACCAGCTCGGCGGTGCCGCCCGACACGTCCTGCACGCCGTCGAGCACGGCCTGGGTGTCCTGGTAGATCTCGACGAGCTTGAGCAGCGTCGGGTCGTCCCGGTCCTCGGCGCGGACCGCGAAGACGTTGACGTAGGGCAGCGCGGTGGGGTCGGCGGCGTCGTCGGTCGCGAGCGCGTCGTCGAACTCCAGCCCGGCCTTCTCCACGAAGTCGTTGTTGACGATCGCGGCGGCGACGTCGGGCAGCGAGGTCGGGGTGAGGTCGGCCTTGATCGCCTTGACCTCGACGCGGGACGCGCCCTGGTCGATGTCAGCGAGCGTGGAGTAGATGGTGCCGCCGTCCTTCAGCGTGATCAGGCCGGCCGACTGGAGGATGAGCAGGCCGCGGGCCTGGTTGCTGTCGTCGTCGGGGACGACCACGGTGTCGCCGTCCTGGATCTCGTCGACGGAGTCGTACTGCGTGGAGTAGAGGCCGAGCGGGTAGATCGCGGTCGACCCGAGCGGCACGATGTCGCCGTCGTTGGCGGCGTTGTACTCGGCCAGGTAGACGAGGTGCTGGAACTGGTTCACGTCCAGCTCGCCCTCGGCGAGCGCCGGGTTGGGCTGGGTGTAGTCGGCGAAGTCGCGGACCTCGAGGTCGATGCCCTCCTCAGCCGCGGCGTCCTCGAACGTCCGCCAGTACGGGTCGCTGGCGCCGACCGTGCCGAGCACGACCTTCTCGCTGCCGGCGCCGGCAGTGGCGTCGGCGTCGTCCCCGCGGGTGAGGAACACCGCGGCGACCACGGCGAGGACCACCACGACGGCGGCCGCCACGAGGAGCGGGGTGCGCCGCGAGGAGGGCGGGGCGATCTGCGGGAGCTGCTCGGACATGGCGTGGGGCCTTTCGTCGTACGTCGTCGAGTGCAGGGCGGTCGGCCCGCGCGTGGGGGCGCCGCTCAAAAAACACTAATCGAATCGACTAACAACAGTTTAATCGCGGCGGCCGCAGTCGGCTGGAACCCGACGGCACGCCGCGACCATCCGGGGAGGCGATGTGAACCGCCTCACGACGGGGCAACCCTCAGGCGCGCAGGTGCAGCTTGGCGTGGTCGGGGTCGTCGACGACGAACGGGCGCGGGGCGCGCGGCAGCCACGTGTGGGTGACGTGGTCGACGACGTGCACGCCGTCGGGCGCGACGATCTCCACCACGCCCTCGGGGACCTCGCCGTCGTGCAGCGCGTTCCAGACCAGCCACTCGCGCCGCTTGCGCCGGTTGCGGATCGAGGTGGCGAACGACTCGGGGTTGGTCCAGTGGGCGAACTCGTCGCCGTCGAGCCACTTCAGCTCCACGCAGAGGCCCTGCGGGAGGGCGAACATCTCGATCCGGTCCGGCGTCGTGCGGATCTCCCACTCCGGCGCCTTGGTGTAGACGTAGTCGGGGCTCATCGGGAAGCCCCACTCCTCGATGTTGCGCAGGCCCAGGTCGAGGAACGCGCGACGGTCCGACTCGATGTAGAGACCGTGGCGCGGGAAGCGGATCACGGCCTCGGCCATGCCGACCTGCCACGACAGGTCGGACATCGACACCTCGCCCTCGGTCGTGAGGACCATGTCGCCGTCCCACTTCCACGAGTAGCGGGTGCGGACGTGGGAGAAGCACCAGTTGTAGAAGTAGGCCAGCGAGTGCACCGAGCGCTCGTTGACCGCCAGGTGCTCAGCCCCCGCGCGGGCCACCTCGAAGGGGTACTCCTTCAGCGTGAACCGGTCGGCGAGGCCGTGTGCGGCGGCGACCCGGAGGGCCTCCTCGCCGGTGCCGTCGTCCGAGCCGTTGTCGACCAGCAGGACGTGGTCGCAGGCCCGCAGCAGCGGCGGCAGCACGAACCGGAGGCCGGGAGCCTCGTTCTTGACCCGCAGCACGGCGGTGGCCCCGCGCCGCAGCCCGCCGGGCTGGTTCCACGGCCACACGATGTCGAAGTCGGTGTGGCCCTCGAGGTTGGTGAGCCCGTGGCCGGCCCCGACGGGGACGCTCACTGCTCGGTCCCGGCCGCGTCCCGCTCGCGCCCGAGCGCCTTGCGCACGCCACGCCGCACCGAGGGCGGGATCGCGGCACGTACGTCGTGGGGCACGCGGTCGGCGAGCGACCTCGGCGGAGCGTCGGCCCCCGCCTCGGCGAGCGCCTGGCGACGGCCCTGGAGCCGGGCGTGGACCGCCGACGAGCGGCTGATCGCGGCCGCCTCGTCGTAGAGGTCGACGTACTCCTCGCGCAGCTGGTCGAAGGTCGCGTGGGCGGTCGTGGTGTCGCCGCCGTCGTCGGCGAGCTTGTTGAGCTCGTCCCAGGTGGCCGCGGTCAGCTCGTGCAGCCGGCGCGGCAGCCCGAGGTCCTCGAGGGAGGCGGTGACGCGGCGCAACGTCGGGTCGATGAAGCGGTGCACCTCGCGGATCTGGTCGCTGCGGGTGTGGATGATCGTCTGCAGGTCGAGCGCGTGGCCGAGCGCGGTCGTGGTGCGCACCCAGTCGGTCAGCAGGTCCTCGTAGCGGACGAAGACGCGTCCGCCGTCGCCCTCGGCGGGACGCGTGGCCCGCTCGGTGTGGAGCAGCATGTTGACCCAGCTGGCGGCGAGGTGGGCCGAGCCGAGCTTGTTGGCGTAGTACTTCTGCTTCGAGCCCACGACCTCCGCCGGCGGGCGCAGCATGGTGGCGAAGACCGGCGTGGCGCCGGTCCGGATCGCGGCGACGCGCCAGAGGCCGAGGAACCAGCTCAGCCGGGGGTCCTTCACGACCAGCTCGGGGTGCTCGGCGAAGTGGGGCTCGAGCCACTCGCTGACCCGGATCCGCGCGGGCTCGCGGCTGCAGATGCGACCGGTGTCGAACCACGCCGAGGGACGCGAGTCGCTGACCTGGACGAGCGCCTCGGCGAGCCACTCGTCGTGGACGTCGACCACCCACTGGGGCTCGCTGAAGCCGCGGGGGTTGGAGTCGTCCGGCGGGACCTCCGGCAGGGGCACGTGCATGCCCAGCCTGGACACGATGCCGGCCAGGGTGCTGGTGCCGCTGCGTCCGGCACCGGCGACGAACAGGACCTTGCGGGACACGCCGTCGGGGTTCATCTCGTCGATCGCTCTGGGCTGCTCGGTCACGGCGGGCAGCCTACCGGCGCCCGACCCGGCACCCACGGTCCCCGGCGGTCGCCCCGCTCATCACCTAGGGTCGTCGCCCATGAAGCGCCTCCTGCGTCGGGCCCCGCTGCTGGGGGTCGTGATCCCCGCATGGGGCGTCGAGGACTACCTCGACGACTGCGTGCGCTCGCTGCTCGCGCAGACCCACACCCGGTGGCAGGCGGTCATCGTCGACGACGGCTCGACCGACCGCACCGGCGACCTGGCCGACGCGTGGGCGGCCCGCGACCACCGGATCTCGGTGGTCCACCAGGCCAACGCCGGTCTCGGCGCGGCCCGCAACACCGGCGTCGCCCACGTGCGCGGCGACTACCTCGCGTTCCTCGACTCCGACGACGTCCTGCCGCGCACGGCGTACGCCGACCTGCTGGGGTCGCTGCAGCAGTCCGGGTCCGACCTCGCGACCGGGTCGATCGTGCGCTGGGAGGACGGCACCCTCACCGAGCCGCCGTGGATGCGACGCCTGCACCGCCCGCTGCGGCACGCGCGGGTCGAGGACCGGCCCGAGATCCTCGGCGACGTCTTCGCGTGGAACAAGGTGTGGCGTCGCTCGGCGTGGGACGCCGCTGGCCTCACCTGGCCGGAGGGGATCCGCTACGAGGACCAGCCGACCACGACCCGCGCCTTCCTCGACGGCACCTTCGACGTGCTGGAGGAGGTCGTCTACCACTGGCGGATCCGCGCCGGGTCGATCACCCAGACCCGCGCCTCGTCGGTCGCCGACCTCGCCGACCGCTGGGAGACCAAGCGGATGGCGCTCGCGTCCGTGCAGGCGCACGGCGACCCCGAGGTCGAGCGGGTCTTCCGCGACCGGGTGCTGGCCGGTGACCTGTGGCGCTACTTCCTGCTGGTGCCCGGGTGCACGCCCGACTGGTGGCGGATGCTGCGCTCGGGCGTGCTCGAGCTGTGGGGAACCGGCCTCGTCGACAGCGGTCTGCCGCCCGTCCACCGGCTCGCCGGCTGGCTCGTGGCCGAGGACCGCCGCGCCGACGTCACCTCCCTGATGGAGTGGGTGGCCGCCCTCGACGGGCCGGCGCCGCGTGCGCAGGACATCGCGACCGGCGCCTGGCGGCTGTCGGTCCCGCCGTCGGTGCTCGACGAGACGACCGTCCCGACTGAGGCGCTCGCCCTGCGCGACCACGAGCTCGGTGGGTGAGGTGCGAGCTCCTGATCGTCGGTGGGTGAGGTGCGAGCTCCTGGTCGTCGGTGGTTGAGGTGCGAGCGGAGCGAGCCTCGAAACCACACCCGTGAGGGAGTGGTTTCGAGGCTCGTCGCTAGCGCTCCGCGCACCTCAACCACCGAGGACAATGCGCCGGTGCTCCTCGCACCTCAACCACCGAGGAGAATGCGCCGGTGCTCCTCGCACCTCGACCACCGAGGAGAATGCGCTGGCGGCGCAGGTCAGCCGAGCAGGCCCTCCGAGGTGAGGAAGTCGTTGGCGACGTCCTCGGGCTTGGCGCGGTCGACGGCCATCTGGCCGTTCATCTCGGTGAGGTTCTCCGTGGTGAGCGCGGCCATCAGCGGGTTGAGGATGTCGGCCACGTCCGGGTGGTCGGCGAGGAACTCCGCCGAGACGGCCGGCACCAGGTTCTGAGCCGGCTGGATCTCCTTGTCGTCCTCGAGGACGACGAGGCCCTGGGACTCCAGGGTGCCGTCGGTGGTGGAGGTCTCGCCGAGCTGGGACTCGCCGCTGAGCACCGACTGGTAGGTCTGGTCGGAGGCGTAGCCGAGCTCGAGCACCTTGGTCACGTCGATGCCGTAGTCGTCGGACAGGCCGCCCTCGCAGTCGAGGCGACCCTCGCAGTCGGGGGCCGCGGCGAGCACGACGCTCGTGCCCTCGAGGTCGGACAGCGTGGTGACGCCCTCGGACTCGGAGTACTCCTGGGTCACGAAGAACGCGTTGGTGTCGGTGGCCGGGGAGATGTCGAGCAGCTCGATGCCGGCGTCCTTGAGCAGGCTGGCGCCGTCGTCGGCGAGCTGCTGGCCGTCGCCGGCCTCGAACGGCTTCGCGCTGTCGCCGTTGGCCTGGCTGTTGAGGAAGTTGACGATGCCGCCGACGTACTCCGGGACGATGTCGACGTCGCCGGGGAAGGTCGGCATGTAGGCGTCGCGGGAGTCGACGAGCTTGGTCTCCACGGTGTAGCCGGCGTCCTCGAGCAGCTGCTCGTACATCGAGGCGACGAGGGTCGCCTCGGGGAAGTTCTGGCCGGCGATCGTCAGCGAGCCCTTGTCGGCGGAGCCCGACGAGGAGTCGGAGCCTGCGTCGGTGGAGCTGTCGAGGTCGTCGCCGGCGCAGCCGGTGAGGGTGAGGGCGCTGGCCGCGAGGACCGCGGCGAGCGAACGAACCAGGTGCATGATGATCCTTCTGTGTCCCGCAGCGTCGCTGCGCGTGTCCGGAGGTAGGTCGTCAGCCGACGGATTCGGCGGGCTCGTCCACGGTAGCTGGGTTCACCGACAGTGCGTCGTTCCGAGGCCCGGACCCCGCACCCCTCCGGGTGGGGTCGGCGGCCCGCTGCACGAGCGCGGCGAGCAGCTCGAGCACCAGCGCCACGACGGCGACCACCAGCGCGCCGGCGATGCCCTTGCCGTAGTTGGAGCGGAAGAAGCCGTCGGTGATGACCTGGCCGAGCCCCGGCCCGGCCACCAGCGCGGCGATGGTCGCGGTGGCCCACACCTGCACCAGCGCCAGGCGCAGGCCCGACACGACCAGCGGCAGGCCGAGCGGGAGCTCGACGCGCCAGAACCGCTGCGCTCCCGTCATGCCCATCCCCCGTGCCGCCTCGCGCACGTCGGCCGGGACCTCGCGCATCGCGACGTAGGCGTTGGTGATGATCGGCGGCAGCGCGAACAGCGTCAGCGCGATCAGGGTGGCCAGGCCGGCGCGGCCGTACGGGCCCAGCCCGTCGGTGCCCGGCCACGGCGCCACGACCAGCAGGCCGAGCAGGGCGAAGGTCGGGATCGCGCGGCCCACGTTGGAGATGTTGATGGCGAGGAACCCGCCGCGTCCGAGGTGCCCCAGCCACAGCGCGAGCGGCAGCCCGACGACCATCGCCATCAGGAGGGCAGTCACGGTCAGCAGCAGCTGCTGGCCGAGCAGCGCGGCGATCCCGTCGCTCCCCGACCAGTTCGCGCCGTCGGAGAGGTAGGCCCACATGTCGGCGAAGACCCTCATGCCCGCGCTCCCCTCGTCCAGGGCGTCAGCACCCGTTGCACCAGCACCAGCACCACGTCGAGCACGACCGCCAGCACGACGCAGAGCACCGACGCGGTGAACAGCTCGGCGCGGAAGTTGGTCAGCACGCCGTCCTTGATCAGGTTGCCGAGCCCGCCGTAGGCGACCAGCGACCCGACCGTCGTCAGCGCGACGGTGGAGACGGTCGCGACCCGCAGGCCGGCCATCACGACCGGCACGGCGAGGGGCAGCTCGACCTTCATCAGCAGGCTGCCGCGGCCGTAGCCCAGGCCGGTCGCGGACTCGCGCACCTCGTCGGGCACCGCACGCAGGCCCTCGAGCAGGCTGCGGACCAGGATCGTCAGCGCGTAGAGCGCCAGTCCGATCACGACGGTCGTCGCGGTCAGCCCGGTGAACGGCACCAGCAGCGGGAACAGCGCCAGCGACGGCACCGTGTAGATCCCGGTGGTGACCGCCAGGATCGCCGACTCCAGCCGCGGGACCCGACGGGCGAGGAGCGCCAGCGGGAACGCGATCACGAGGCCGACCAGCACGGAGACGACCGTGATGCCGAGGTGCTGCACGGTCGCGTCGACGATCTCGGAGCGCCGGTCCGCGACGTAGTCGGCGCAGATCCAGTCGTTGACGAGCCGGCTGTAGCAGCTCGGGTCGTCGGCCACTGCCAGTAGGGTCACCGCATGGACGCTACACGGAGCGGCGAGCCGATGATCCGGCTCGAGGGCGTGGGCAAGACCTACCTGGACGGGACCGTGGCCGTCCACGAGCTCGACCTCGACGTCGGTCGGGGGGAGATGGTCTGCCTCGTCGGCCCGTCCGGCTGCGGCAAGTCGACCACGCTCAAGATGATCAACCGGCTGATCGAGCCGACCGCCGGCCGGATCTGGCTCGACGGACAGGACGTCACCGACGCCGACCCGGTGGAGCTGCGCCGCGGCATCGGCTACGTCATCCAGCAGATCGGCCTGTTCCCCCACCAGCGCATCGAGCAGAACGTGATGACCGTGCCGCTGCTCTACGGCGAGTCGAGGTCGACCGCCCGCGAGCGCGCCCACGAGCTGCTCGCCACCGTCGGCCTCGAGCCCGCGCAGTACGCCCGGAAGTACCCCCACGAGCTCTCCGGCGGCCAGCGCCAGCGCGTCGGCGTCGCTCGCGCGCTC includes:
- a CDS encoding ABC transporter permease codes for the protein MTLLAVADDPSCYSRLVNDWICADYVADRRSEIVDATVQHLGITVVSVLVGLVIAFPLALLARRVPRLESAILAVTTGIYTVPSLALFPLLVPFTGLTATTVVIGLALYALTILVRSLLEGLRAVPDEVRESATGLGYGRGSLLMKVELPLAVPVVMAGLRVATVSTVALTTVGSLVAYGGLGNLIKDGVLTNFRAELFTASVLCVVLAVVLDVVLVLVQRVLTPWTRGARA
- a CDS encoding glycosyltransferase, with translation MSVPVGAGHGLTNLEGHTDFDIVWPWNQPGGLRRGATAVLRVKNEAPGLRFVLPPLLRACDHVLLVDNGSDDGTGEEALRVAAAHGLADRFTLKEYPFEVARAGAEHLAVNERSVHSLAYFYNWCFSHVRTRYSWKWDGDMVLTTEGEVSMSDLSWQVGMAEAVIRFPRHGLYIESDRRAFLDLGLRNIEEWGFPMSPDYVYTKAPEWEIRTTPDRIEMFALPQGLCVELKWLDGDEFAHWTNPESFATSIRNRRKRREWLVWNALHDGEVPEGVVEIVAPDGVHVVDHVTHTWLPRAPRPFVVDDPDHAKLHLRA
- a CDS encoding Rossmann-like and DUF2520 domain-containing protein, with product MTYDRTFRVGVIGAGRVGAVLARGLRDAGHDVVAAAGESDASRGRVEALLPGVEVLKPTEVARASDLLLLTVPDDMLANVVRVLSDSGAIRAGQVVVHTSGRHGLAVLAPARALGARTIAMHPAMTFTGTAVDLPRLAGCVFGVTADEDDRELTERLVADLGGRPMWVPEDRRTLYHAGLAHGANHLVTLVTEAMEILSAAGADDPAATLRPLLTAALDNALGHGDAALTGPIVRGDVETVRAHVADLLANAPQTLPSYLALAHATLGRAATDGRLLPIRAQKMLQVLDAAEAFVNAGTDPR
- a CDS encoding sulfotransferase family protein: MTEQPRAIDEMNPDGVSRKVLFVAGAGRSGTSTLAGIVSRLGMHVPLPEVPPDDSNPRGFSEPQWVVDVHDEWLAEALVQVSDSRPSAWFDTGRICSREPARIRVSEWLEPHFAEHPELVVKDPRLSWFLGLWRVAAIRTGATPVFATMLRPPAEVVGSKQKYYANKLGSAHLAASWVNMLLHTERATRPAEGDGGRVFVRYEDLLTDWVRTTTALGHALDLQTIIHTRSDQIREVHRFIDPTLRRVTASLEDLGLPRRLHELTAATWDELNKLADDGGDTTTAHATFDQLREEYVDLYDEAAAISRSSAVHARLQGRRQALAEAGADAPPRSLADRVPHDVRAAIPPSVRRGVRKALGRERDAAGTEQ
- a CDS encoding glycosyltransferase family 2 protein yields the protein MKRLLRRAPLLGVVIPAWGVEDYLDDCVRSLLAQTHTRWQAVIVDDGSTDRTGDLADAWAARDHRISVVHQANAGLGAARNTGVAHVRGDYLAFLDSDDVLPRTAYADLLGSLQQSGSDLATGSIVRWEDGTLTEPPWMRRLHRPLRHARVEDRPEILGDVFAWNKVWRRSAWDAAGLTWPEGIRYEDQPTTTRAFLDGTFDVLEEVVYHWRIRAGSITQTRASSVADLADRWETKRMALASVQAHGDPEVERVFRDRVLAGDLWRYFLLVPGCTPDWWRMLRSGVLELWGTGLVDSGLPPVHRLAGWLVAEDRRADVTSLMEWVAALDGPAPRAQDIATGAWRLSVPPSVLDETTVPTEALALRDHELGG
- the panD gene encoding aspartate 1-decarboxylase, whose protein sequence is MLRTMMTSKIHRATVTQADLHYVGSVTVDEDLLDAADLLPGELVHIVDVTNGARLETYTIAGERGSGVIGINGAAARLVHPGDVVILIAYGQMTTEEAREHQPHVVFVDADNAIMGTGFDPAETFGDETLRRGDALAR
- a CDS encoding methionine ABC transporter permease yields the protein MSDSNIGQLWPLFWTAAWETLYMVALTLTMGGLLGLLLGLALYVTRSGGLYASRPVHVVLNVLVNFFRPIPFVIFIAAVQPLARVVVGTGIGNPAIVFALTVAAMFGISRIVEQNLVTVDPGVIEAARSVGASRARIVRTVVIPEALGPLVLGYTFVFVAIVDMTAIAGVVGGGGLGNFALQYGFRQFDTVVTWTAVVVIVALVQVGQLAGNTAARRILRR
- a CDS encoding ABC transporter permease — encoded protein: MRVFADMWAYLSDGANWSGSDGIAALLGQQLLLTVTALLMAMVVGLPLALWLGHLGRGGFLAINISNVGRAIPTFALLGLLVVAPWPGTDGLGPYGRAGLATLIALTLFALPPIITNAYVAMREVPADVREAARGMGMTGAQRFWRVELPLGLPLVVSGLRLALVQVWATATIAALVAGPGLGQVITDGFFRSNYGKGIAGALVVAVVALVLELLAALVQRAADPTRRGAGSGPRNDALSVNPATVDEPAESVG
- a CDS encoding methionine ABC transporter ATP-binding protein, with translation MPIVELTDVHKTFPGGRGRAPVEAIRGVDLSVEEGEIVGIVGYSGAGKSTLVRLVNALETTTSGSVRIAGREITGLKERDLREVRLGIGMIFQQFNLFRSRTVWGNIAYPLEVAGVAKAERDKRISDLLHFVGLAEKAHAQVEELSGGQKQRVGIARALATNPRLLLADESTSALDPETTQEVLALLRRVNRELGITIVVITHEMDVVRSLAHRVVVMEAGRVVEEGPVLQVMSDPQQPVTRRFVGTVVDDEPDAEALAALHARHPGRFVKLAFRGDAVRQSDVFALLLRHGVRFELVYGGIEEVQGDTFGNLTLALDGEAGAVDAALDDVRALVPVKELQR
- a CDS encoding MetQ/NlpA family ABC transporter substrate-binding protein codes for the protein MSEQLPQIAPPSSRRTPLLVAAAVVVVLAVVAAVFLTRGDDADATAGAGSEKVVLGTVGASDPYWRTFEDAAAEEGIDLEVRDFADYTQPNPALAEGELDVNQFQHLVYLAEYNAANDGDIVPLGSTAIYPLGLYSTQYDSVDEIQDGDTVVVPDDDSNQARGLLILQSAGLITLKDGGTIYSTLADIDQGASRVEVKAIKADLTPTSLPDVAAAIVNNDFVEKAGLEFDDALATDDAADPTALPYVNVFAVRAEDRDDPTLLKLVEIYQDTQAVLDGVQDVSGGTAELVKVPQDELQTALDKVEADTLAQQ
- the panC gene encoding pantoate--beta-alanine ligase, producing the protein MTSGPVLASTREELAALLADARRTGRRVAFVPTMGALHAGHASLFRTARAAADGPVVASIFVNPMQFAPTEDLDRYPRTLDADLEVCAAEGVDVVFAPAVEEMYPGGFSHESVHDGVTVAPGALATILDGESRPGHFDGVLTVVAKLFGLVRPDVAVFGQKDYQQLALVRRMVSDLCLGIEVIGAETVREPDGLALSSRNAYLDADQRRAATVLSRALRAAQDRAAYGVPAARWAAMAVLKEEPALELDYLALTSVDLGEPPERGEGRILVAARLGSTRLIDNLPIVFDRITPDARQAGTAPAASTTSERSG
- a CDS encoding ABC transporter substrate-binding protein, giving the protein MHLVRSLAAVLAASALTLTGCAGDDLDSSTDAGSDSSSGSADKGSLTIAGQNFPEATLVASMYEQLLEDAGYTVETKLVDSRDAYMPTFPGDVDIVPEYVGGIVNFLNSQANGDSAKPFEAGDGQQLADDGASLLKDAGIELLDISPATDTNAFFVTQEYSESEGVTTLSDLEGTSVVLAAAPDCEGRLDCEGGLSDDYGIDVTKVLELGYASDQTYQSVLSGESQLGETSTTDGTLESQGLVVLEDDKEIQPAQNLVPAVSAEFLADHPDVADILNPLMAALTTENLTEMNGQMAVDRAKPEDVANDFLTSEGLLG